The nucleotide sequence ggagagatggcttagcggttaagcgcttgcctgtgaagcctaaagaccccggtttgaggctcgattccccaggtcccacgttagccagatgcacaagggggcgcacgcgtctggagttcgtttgcagaggctggaagccctggcgcgcccattctctctctctccctctatctgtctttctctctgtgtctgtcgctctcaaataaataaataaaaattaaaaaaaaattaaaaaaaaaaacaagtttatttatttgcgggctgaagaaatggcttagtggttaaggcacctgcctgcaaaaccagaggactcaggttccattacCCTCGTAATCCTCGAAACTttcctaaaccagatgcactagggggtgcatgcatctggagttcatttgcagtggctagtgcttgcttgcaaagcgtggcggtccaggttcaatttctcagtgcccatataaagtttagatgcacaaagtggcacatgcacttggggttcgtttgcagtggcaagagacctggtgtgtccattcttttttaaatatttatttattttaagagagagagagaatgggtgtgccaaggcctctagccactggaaacaaactccagactcatgagccaccatgtgcatctggcttatgtaggacctggagaattgaatttgagtccttaggtttctcaggcatgttccttaactgctaagccatttctccagcccttttatttttttttgaggtaggggttcactctagctcaagatagcctggaataattcactatgtagtctcagggtgacctcaaacttggggtgatcatcctgtctctgctggtattaaaggcctgcaccaccacactgagactctctgtctctctgtgcttacaaataaatcaataaagccaggcgtgatagcacaagtctttaatcccagcatttgggagccaaAAGTAGGAGTGCTGTGagctttgaggccaccctgagactacatagtgaattccaggttagcttgggctaaaaCAAGTTTgccttgtaaaaacaaacaacaacaacaaaaatatgagcatggtgtggtggcgtacacctttaatcccagtacccaggatgcagaggtaggaggattgctgtgagttccaggccaccctgagaatacagagtgaattccaggtcagcctgggctagtgcaagaccatacctcgaaaaaacaaacaaacaaacaaacaaacaaatcaccaACTTTACACCACAGGACTCAAAAGGGATAACTCCTCCCGACATACACACTAAGTAATTAATAATATCCCTCCCCCTTGCACCCTCTTCCAGCTACTTCAGAACCAGCCAGCAATTTGTTATCAGCATATTTGTTCTGAATACTTGGAGTTTAGTGAACAAAGAAATAGAATGGTGGGGGGAGCTAGTTAtgttgaaaatgagacaaaactccattttctttttttaaaattttttttgtttttttttttttgatctttatttatttgagagcaacagacagagaaagaggcagagagagagagaatggacgtgccagggcctccagccactgcaaacaaactccagacgcatactccaccttgtgcatctggcttacctgggtccagagaatcgagccttgaaccggggtccttaggcttcacaggcaagcgcttaaccactaagccatctctccagcctgtaaataaattttttttgaaaatggagTTCGAGGCTCCAgtttccaggacccaggtaagccagatgcacaaggtgaagcatgcgtctggagttcatttgcagtggctggaggccctggcgtgacaattctctatctgcctctttctctgtctgtctgttgctcttaaataaattaattaaaataaacaaaaatagggctggagagatggcttagcggttaagcgctcgcctgtgaagcctaaggaccccggttcgaggctcggttccccaggtcccacgttagctagatgaacaagggggcacacgcgtctggagttcgtttgcagaggctggaagccctggcgcgcccattctctctctctccctctgtctgtctttctctctgtgtctgtcgctctcaaataaatttaaaaaaaaatttaaaaaaaataaacaaaaataaaaaataaaatcttatttatttgctaggaaaaagtgtgagggagagagaatgggtgcaacagagtctcttgccactgcaaaggaactctagatgcatgtaccactttgtgcagaaGTTTTGGAAATGCAGTTGATTGTATAGAATGCATTTGACCAACTCAACAAATACAGAATTTTTAATCAATCACACAAAAAGACATTTTTTGGAATAGAGAAGAGTTGGAAATGTTAAGCACAGAAAAGGAAGTCCATAGGTGTGTGAATTTGTATTGTTTCCATGTGCTGTAATTTCACCTTGTGTGCTAGATAGGGACACACAGTGAAGGGATAGGAGGCCTACTTGTTGACTAAGTGTGGACTATCTCTTAAGTAGTACTACATATTAATATTTATGTAGATTTTCAAATTTATCAGATTATAAAGAGTCCGTCAAGAAAATGTCTAgcaatgggctgtagagatggctcagcgataaggcttttgcctacaaagcttaaagaccAGGGTTGCTCTCTCTAATAACCACGCAAAGCCTTGCAAAGTAAGGTGtgcatctgcagttggtttgcagcagctagaggccctggtgtgcattctctctctctgactctgtctccctgtctctctatgcttgcaaataataaataaataaagctgggtgtggtggcacacacctttaatcccagcccttgggaggcagaggtagagggattgcagtgagttcgaggctaccctgagaccactccagaggcagaggtaggaggattatcatgaatttgaggcactgagaatacagagtgagctacagtaagaccctatttcaaacaaacaaacaaacaaaaaaaaaaaacctcagatttTTAGCTAAATATGTAAttcacttactttttaaaaatttatttatttatttatttgagagagacagggcagagagagagtgagaatgggcatgctagggcctctagccactgcaaatgaactccagatggatgcactactgtgtgcatctgccttatgtgggttctggggagttgaacttgggtccttaggctttgcaggcatgtgccttaatagccaagccatctctccaagtccCAACCAGATtaccttttttttctgaggtagggtttcattctagtccaagctgacctggaattcactatgtactctcagagtggcttcaaactcatggtgatcctcctacctctgcctcccaagtgctgagattaagggcatacaccaccatgcctagcccaactggattttttttttatattttatttttgttttatttatttatttatttatttgacagagaaagacggagagaatgggcacaccaggacctccagccacagcaaactccagacacatgcacccccttgtgcatctggctaacgtgggttctggagaattgaacctgggtcctttggctttgcaggcaaatgccttaaccactaagcaatccttccagccctcaacCATATTCTTATTCCCCAAGTCCTTCCTAGTGAGAGATTTTACAGCTACCATGGAATATTTCTCCCACAAAATAGGCAAAACCATGGTTTTATGAAATTCATGAATTGGAGAACTGGGTACAAATATGTTTTGTAAGGGCtggaggcttagcggttaagcacttgcctgtgaagcctaaggaccccggtttgagactcgattccccaggacccacattagccagatgcacaaggaggcgcacccatctggagttcatttgcagtggcttgaagccctggtgcacccattctctccctcctctccccctctctttctctccctttttctctctcttcctgtctttttctcccactttctctctctgtctgtagctcccaaataaataaataaaataaacaaaaactatttttaaaaatatattttgtaatttttaacttacttatgtatgtatttatttgagagagagagggagagagagaatgggtacatcaggacctctagccactgcaaatgaactcctgatgtctGTACCACCGCCTTGTTAGAGtgggctttacaagggtactggggaattaaacctgggtctttaggctttgcaggcaagtgcctttatcatcACTTATCcactcttcagccccattttttttttcttcttcttctttttcttcttcttttggtattttgaagtagggtcttgctgtagcccgggctgacctggaattcactctgtagtctcagaatgacctcagacccacagcaatcctcctacctctgcctcttgagtgctgggattaaaggcatgaggcatCATGCCCGGCTGGCTcccatgtgttttatttatttatttctttattttattttttcacagctAGTCTTACCTTTCCTTCTATTGCAACAGCAACACCTGAATAGCTTTGTGTGTTTGCATGGAAGAAGAGAGTCTGGTCAAGACAGCAGCTGCTGCATTCCCAGTAACCCCACTGCAGATGTTTCTTGTGTCTTAGCGGGGAAACAAGCAAATATGCCACTGGGTGTAAGAACAGGGGGAGATGAGCAGAAGGACACATTGCATCTACCCCTGTCTCTAAGAGAAAACCATGACCAAAAGGACAGGTTAAATAGCAGGTGTATTCCAAGTAAACGAGAAAATGACACAGAGGAAAAGTTTGAAGATGCCCATGAAATTATCCCTGTGGCAACAACAATGAATCTAGAATCCTCATTGGAAGAATGCACAACCGGATTGTACTTATTTCTAAATAACAGATTCTCTGAAGCAATAAATCGTATTCACCCGTGGTCTAAAAACAGCCCATACCATGCCCTGCTCTACAGCATGCTCATGGttgtcaaggccatcctgacttTTGATTCACAGGACATTCACATTGGAACAGCAGCTACAAGGGAAGCTTTGAAAACCTGCAATGGTTTCCGGAAAAAAAACAGGATGTATTTTTACCAGCTGGTAGGTAAACAGGGAATAAAGTCTGTCAAAGAAGAGGAGTTGCATGCAGAAGTCTGTTACGCTGAGTGTTTGATCTTGAAATCCGCCATAACATTTATACAGGATGACAGTTTGCTTAGTATTATTAAAAGCAGCATCAGTATCGGGACAAGTTACCAAATGTACAAAGACTGTCAACATTTATTGACACTTATACCTAACCACCAAAGCAAACTCCACAGACACCTGGAGGGAGGAATAAAATTTGGTCTTGGAGCATTTAATCTGTTATTATCACTTGTGCCACCAAAGACACTTAAACTTCTCAACATTGTAGGCTTTTCTGGTGATAAAGAGGTAGGTCTGACTTTGCTTCTTGAGAGTGCATCTCAACCCCATATAAATAACATCTTCAGTACTTTTACACTTCTCTTTTATTACAATTATATCCGTGTAGTCATTGGTTTTGAAATGGCTAATAGTTCTGCTACAGAAAGTCTCTTCTTAGTCTACCTGCAAAAATTTCCAAACTGTGTTGTACTTAAATTTTTTGGGGCACGATTTACCATGCTAACAGGAAATTTCGAAAAGGCATTGTTAAAGTTCAAGGAATGCATTTGTACTCAGAACGAATGGAAGGAAGTCCACCATCTCTGTTACTGGGAACTCATGTGGTGCCATATTTTCCTACAGAATTGGATGCAGGCTTACCATTGCGCCAGCCTGCTGTCTCAACATAGCAGGTGGTCCAAGGCGATGTATGCGTACAGCAAAGCTATGCTGCTGGCCTTGCTTCCTACTCACTTTGTGAAGCCAGTGAGTGAGGACATGAGCTCTCTCTTCTTAAGTGTAGATAGCCTGAGGATCAAGATCCTTGGCACTTCTATGCCAATAGAAAAGTTTGTTGCTGAGAAAGGTCATCGCTATGGCACTACAACCGGCTGGTATACAGCACAGCcccttctggaattcatttatgccTGGAGTGGTTTCCGAATCATGAGCAAAAAAGTAGAGGTTATTTACAGTTGGCTACTAGTAATCAACAGAGGAAAAGACCTTTTGCAAGAAAATCCAAGTGAGGAGTATGGCACAGATGACTTAAGTTTGCTAAATTTGCTGAAAGGTCTATGCCTGGAGCTCTTAGGCGAATATTGTAAGGCTGAGCAGTACTTCAATCGTGTGATTGAGAaggaaaaattattaaaatatgacCACTATTTGGTGCCCTATACTTACTATGAACTAGGGATGCTATACTACCTAAAAGGAGATTACGTCACTGCAACAAAAACCCTAGATCTCATCAAGAACTACAAAGACTACTCCATGGAGGCCCGGTTACAGTTTAGGGTTCACATAGCCCTTGAGCAAATGGCTAAAGAGAACATTCAGACCTGAAGCATGCTTTCTGCTTGGCGAGAGTAGAATGTCTGCAGTCAGCAGGGTGACTGGCAGGCAGGAAAACCATTCTTTGTGGAAAAGCATCACAGAGGTAGCCGCTAAGAAGGTGATCGGTAAACATACGAGAAAGGAGACCActgtttcttccctttttccttgtCCTTACCTATAAAGTGCAATGCTTACACTGGCAAACAGAGTGATACACATTCTTgaagaagaaaaggcaaagaTGTACACTGCAAAAATCTTCATGAATtgtgttatttttactttttggttttttgaggtagggtctcacactagcccaggctgccctgaaattcaccaaatagtctcagggtggcctcaaactcacagtgatcctcctacatcagcctcccgggtgctgggattaaaggtgtgcaccaccacgcccatttCTGTGCTATTTTATTGGCTTTTATATCAAAGTTAGTTTTTCACTGTGGGATAATAAATATCCCTTTTCCCCTTTGCATCAGGGAACTCAAATGTGGGTTTATAATTTGTCACAAGATAGAGAAGCAGGCCCCACCCCACTTATAATTTATTTGATGATAATTAGGGGAGGCAAAAAGGATAAATCATTCAGTgaggagggaaaaaataaaaatagactgttgaaagccaagtgtggtggtgcacacctttaatttcaggaggcagagataggaggatcactgtgagcttgaggccaccctaagactacatagtgaattccaggtcagcctgggctagagcaagatgcaaCCTTGgcataccaacaacaacaacaaaatagggctggagagattgcttagtggttaaggctaaggaaccaggttcaattcctcaggactcacataagccagatgcacatggtggcgcatgtgtctggagtttgtttgcagtggctggagaacctgacacatccatttcttctatcttcctgtttccttctctctctcctctctctcaaataaataaataaaaatagaccttTCATCATCCTCCCTAAGGTGTAATAGCTCTTCAACAAAATTCAatcatttccatttatttcttgTTGGTCGGCCAATCTGAGAGCAAAAATAGCAGCAATAGGGCTAGGGCTTGATCTTGTTTTACCTAAGCCTTAGGGACAAAAAGTAGTTCCCAGTTTGCAGACAAGTAATCTGGCTGAGCTCATCCTTACTGCCAGCCTTTGAAACAAACGCTGCTGGGAAAGAGCCAGGCTCGGTGGTACATGCCCGTAACATCGAGGGGGATCTCAAGTTCCAGGATACCCTGGGCTATCGAGTGAGCCTGTCTATAAAAAGgggcaggtggggctggagagatggcttagcggttaagtgctttcctgtgaagcctaaggaccccagttcaaggctcaattccccaggacccagttagccagatgcacaagggagcgcacgcatctggaattcgtttgtagtggctggaggccctggtgtgcccattctctgtctctatctgtctctttctctatcactctcaaataaataaagaaagaatggaaaaagggcttgcctagtatgcaggaGGACCtaggtatctctctctctctctctctctcacacacacacacacacacacacacacacacaaacacacacacaggcaaagtCCTAAGTTTTGTCTGGCTAAAACACCTGTTCTCAATGCTTTGGATGTCCAACCATGAACAAATAATTCAGATGTAGTAATCcatcctatttttaaaagttttaaaaaaatttttttggtttttcgaggtagggtctcactgtagcccaggctgacttggaattcactatgtagtctcagggtgatctcaaactcatggcgattcttctacctctgcctcccgagtgctggaattaaaggtgcgtgcACCACCCCAGCATTCGTTTTGAGACCGTTACTGTATAGCCCAGATTTGCCTCCTACTTTTGAACTTCCTGTCTTAATCTCcccagttctaggattacaggtatgcatcaccagCTTTCAACccatccttttgttttgtttgttttgtttgaggtagggcctcactgtagctcagggtgacctggaattcactatgtagtttcagggtgaccttgagctcactgcagtactcctacctctgcctcccaggtcctgggattaaaggtgtgtgccaccacgcccagttccattattgtttattttttaatttttttgttactttttatttatttgagagcaacagatagagaaagagacagagagagagagagaatgggcatgccagggcctccagccgctgcaaatgaactccagacgtgtgcgcccccatgtgcatctggctaaagtgggtcctggggaattgagtctagaaccggggtccttaggcttccttcactggcaagctcttaactactaagccaactctccagccctccattattAATTTTGTTCTTCAGTGAAGAAAATTATCTTAGGAAAAGCAAATGTCCTTTTGTTTCCCTTTCCCAATTTATTTGACGCCTTGAGgctagggaagatggctcagtagttaaaggtgcttgcttgcaaagcctgataggccatattcaattccccagcaacccctGTAAAGATGGACAAGTGgatattcatttgcagctgcaagagagcCTGgtgatatgtacacacacatatgcaaattagGAATATTGAGGCTGGGTGTtttagtacacacctttaattccagcactcaggaggcataggtatgagaatcaccatgagttcaaggccactctgaaattacatagtgaattccaggtcagcctgagttagagtgagaccctaccttgacaaaacaaaaaaattgaaaaaaaaatgtttttgaggtgttggagaaatgactcaatggttaaaagtgcttgcttctaCTGATAAAGTGTATGTGGAGAATCATCAGAGTCAAAAGACtgactaagccaggcgtggtggcgcacacctttaatgccaacactcaggaggcagaggtaggaggattgccgtgagttcgaggccaccctgagactccgtagtgaattccaggtcagcctgggctagagtgagaccctaccttgaaaaaaaaattgcaagaaagaaagaaagaaagaaaagaaaagaaaagaaaagaaaagaaaagaaaagaaaagaaaagaaaagaaaagaaaagaaaagaaaagatagattGACTAAGCCTGGCATCAGAACATAGGGAGATAGTTTTATGCACATCTGCTCCAAGCCAGGTTAACACTTGATGAACCATCTCCCCCCACAGTATgtatacatttcttttctttttggttttgtgaggtagggtctcactgtagcccaggctgaccgggaattcactatgtcgtctcaaggtggcctcaaactcacagctatcctacctctgcctcccgagtgctggcactaaaggtgtgcaccaccacgccctgcttagtATGTATACATTTCTGGGaagccactgcctcccaaattctgggtctCTGAGAAATACCTCCCAATCTCTAGGCATCTGTCCTTTCTGCTCTGCCTTCTTTGGTCAAGCATAGGCTCTAGGCAAGGAGGAAGCTGGGCTGTAACAGCTCCTAACTCACCCCCAACAGCATAACTCCTCCAGCAAGTGCTACAGCTGGGGATGAAGCAGTCAGaacatgagtgtatgggggacatcCGACTCAGACTACCACCCCAATCACCCCTCTCTGAGGTTGTAAGACCTCCCCCACTCTGAGAGGCATATAACAGCAATCAAAGATCCACCATTTTTTTGCCtgggtgtgtggtgtgcatgcaatatgtatatgtgtgatacCATATCTGTATATGTGTTTGGAGTCTAGAAGTAAAAATTATGTGTCTTCAATATTATTATTCCaccttacatttttctttttttgaggtagggtcttgctctagcctacactgacctagaattcaatatgaattttcaagctggcctcaaattcagtgatccacctacctcaggttccagagtgctaggatgcaaaggtgtatgccaccatgcctagcatacctcattttttttttgcatatatataaaaattgttttttccaggtagggtctcactctagcccgggcttacctggaattcaccatgtagtgtcagggtagccttaacccaaactcacagcagtcttcctacctctgcctcccaagtgctgggattaaaggcctatatCACCACGCCCACTCataaatatttacttgcaaggagggaaggagagagagagaatgaatgaatatgagtgggtatgtgtagcagacagcttcaggttcgctaagatgaactttcagaccaggcacagttatggaggaagggatttattgaagcttacagatccagggaaagttccataatggcagaagaagctggccagccttcacaggaccaagcagagagagagagagagagagagagagagagagagagcacttgccaaaaagccaaaagccacagcacacttcaggaactcttcCTAGGCACACttcgcatatctttagattgaaatctgaaacccaccaccacaccttaagatcacccagtgacattgccttcagccaggtagccagcagatgcaaactacaaacaataaagaactgaatatattgggggccatctattctattcaaaccaccacagtatgctAGAGCTTCTTGGGTGTAGTGCCTCATggcagtttgggactacagagttccaggttggcctaggaTAGAATAAggacctgtttcaaaaagaagagctgggcatggtggcgcacacctttaatcccaacactggggatgctgaggtaggaggatcactgtgagttcgaggccaccctgagactatatagtgaattccaggtcagcctgggctagagcaagacactacctcgaaaaatcaaaacagaaacaaagaaagtagtctgttttgttttgcagcaTAATGAAGCTTACAATGTAAATAAATGGagtggagggatgccttagcagttaaggtgcttgcctgctaagcctaaggatctaggttcgattctccaggccccacgtaagcacACGGTGgtagcatgcgtctggagtttgtttgcagtggctgaaggtcctggcgtgcccattctatctctctttctctgtcaaataaataaaaaggacctttaacttaaaaaaaatgcaaatagggggctggagggatgtcttagtggttaaggcagttgcctgaaaagccaaaggacccaggttcgattccccaggacccacgttagccagatgtacaagggggcacacgcatctggagttcctttgcagtggctggaggccccggcatgcccattctctctcccccactttttcctctgt is from Jaculus jaculus isolate mJacJac1 chromosome 18, mJacJac1.mat.Y.cur, whole genome shotgun sequence and encodes:
- the LOC101602608 gene encoding tetratricopeptide repeat protein 39B-like encodes the protein MLQSGPRVLGSRLRGPRALDGHRPHPPAVPAARRGRGRPRAYIRAQRQSAPGKQANMPLGVRTGGDEQKDTLHLPLSLRENHDQKDRLNSRCIPSKRENDTEEKFEDAHEIIPVATTMNLESSLEECTTGLYLFLNNRFSEAINRIHPWSKNSPYHALLYSMLMVVKAILTFDSQDIHIGTAATREALKTCNGFRKKNRMYFYQLVGKQGIKSVKEEELHAEVCYAECLILKSAITFIQDDSLLSIIKSSISIGTSYQMYKDCQHLLTLIPNHQSKLHRHLEGGIKFGLGAFNLLLSLVPPKTLKLLNIVGFSGDKEVGLTLLLESASQPHINNIFSTFTLLFYYNYIRVVIGFEMANSSATESLFLVYLQKFPNCVVLKFFGARFTMLTGNFEKALLKFKECICTQNEWKEVHHLCYWELMWCHIFLQNWMQAYHCASLLSQHSRWSKAMYAYSKAMLLALLPTHFVKPVSEDMSSLFLSVDSLRIKILGTSMPIEKFVAEKGHRYGTTTGWYTAQPLLEFIYAWSGFRIMSKKVEVIYSWLLVINRGKDLLQENPSEEYGTDDLSLLNLLKGLCLELLGEYCKAEQYFNRVIEKEKLLKYDHYLVPYTYYELGMLYYLKGDYVTATKTLDLIKNYKDYSMEARLQFRVHIALEQMAKENIQT